The DNA sequence TGAGCGCCGGGAGAACCCTCGCGCAAGATCTGCAAGATTACGCATGGGAATTCGATTATGAGGAAGAATTTCCGCAGAATTCTGTTAGTTATTGCAGGTGGGTTTATTCTTCTGGTTGTTCTTGAAGCAGGGATCTATAACTGGAGGCTTCTTCTTTCAATGAGGCATAAAAATCTTACTGAAATCAGACGCCAGCTGCGATGGAGAAGAGACGAACTGCTTGTTGAAAGGGCAACGCTTCTTAATCCGGAAAGACTTGAGAATATTGGTGAAGACCTGGGTATGGCTCCAATTCCACTTGAACATTTTTCGATTGTTGAATTACAGCCTGATACATGCGGAGGTGAGCTGTTTGTCTGTATGGAGCAGTGAAATATCTCCTGATAGACGTTCTGCGCGATTGCAGATACTGATGGTTTTTGTCCTGATTGGTTTTCTTGTAATAACGGGCAGACTTATCAACATCCAGATAGTCCATCACGATTTCTACTCGAATGAAGCACGCTCTCAGCACACTACCCGGATAAATGTAGAGGCGAGGAGAGGAAGAATTCTTGACAGGAACGGATATCTTCTTGCCGGGAACAGAGCTGTAGTTACATTTCAGGTTTATTGGCCTGAAGTACCGGCAGGGGCAGAATCAAGAGTCGACAGTCTTGTTTCCGTTCTTGGAGAACATACACGTGCTGGCTTAAGACAACCTCTTGAAAGACAATCCGGTAATCAGATTATTGCGGAAAATGTTCCTTTTCAGGAGGCGTTCAGCCTTATGAACGATGGTTTGCCGACAGGAGTGAGTGCAAATGTCGAGCAGGAGAGAACATATCCGATGGGTGATATAGCTTCCGGTATTGTTGGGAGACATACGCGTGAAGGCGCAGAGGGAATTGAAAGCTGGTTTAATTCGACTCTCCAGGGTACGGATGGAAAACTCTTCATTGAGAAGAGTGCTGCCGGCAGATTCAATCTTACGGATCCGGAAGCTGATAATATCTCCGTTGTGGATGGGCAGGATATCATGCTCACACTTGACTCAAGATTTCAGTCCATCGTAATGGAGGAACTTGAAAACGCCATGGAAATGTATAACAGCGACTGGGCAGCAGCAGTTGTCATTGATCCCTCATCCGGAGAAATCCTTGCAGCAGGAAGTGTCCCTGTACGGGCAGGTAACGGATATCTCGCCATGAATCACTGTTTTCAGGGTTATCATGAGCCTGGTTCTACTTTTAAACTTGTTGTTTATGCAGCATGCATTGAAGAAGGTGTTATTGCTGCAGGCGATGTCTTTGATTGCAGCGAGGGTCGAATCACAGTCTCCGGCGAGAATATTTCCGATGCGCATAAATTTGGAATACTCACCGGTGAACAGGTTATTATCAATTCCAGCAATGTCGGGACGATCCTGCTTTCACGTTTACTTGCGGATACAACTTTAAGCAGCTACTGCAGACGATTTGGTTTCGGATCGCTGACGATGGTTGAATATCCGGGAGAATCCAGAGGGATCGTGCCCTCCCCAGGATCTTCAGGATGGTCCGGAGTTTCCGCAGCACAGATAGCAATCGGGCAGGAGGTTACTGTAACACCGCTTCAACTGACTCTGGCCTACTGCGTGATTGCGAATGGAGGAACACTCTTCTACCCGAGACTTCTTGATGCCAGGTGGAGTGAGAATCAGTGGGTAACTGAAGAATCAATTGTCAGATCACATCCTGTCTCTCGCGGAACTGCTGCAACTGTAAGAAGTGCTTTAAGATCTGTTATAGAGGAGGGAACCGGAGCTTCCGCGTCAGTTGCCGGAGTGAGCGTAGCCGGCAAAACCGGAACTGCGGAGAGGTTGAGTGGGGAAAGCGATTATCTGAGCGCTTTCGTTGGAATGGTTCCGGCCGAAAATCCCAGTCTTGTAATTTCTGTACTCATAGATGATCCTGATTTTGAATACAGGTGGGGCAGCGCTTCAGCTGCGCCGGTATTCTCTGAAATCGTAACAAGGATACTCGCGGTGGAACCTGAACTTGCTCTGGGAAGACAGTTTTCCGGAAGTGACCTGATGGCGGGAGTGCTTGAATGAAACTGCAATGCCTTCTTGAAGCCGCCGATATCGTTGTTTCCGATGAGATGAGAGAACTTGAAGTGTCTTCCATTGAGGAGGATTCAAGAGAAGTTACCCAGGGATCTCTTTTTGTGGCAGTAACCGGTTTTGATACGGATGGCCATCAATATGTTGAGCAGGCGCTTGAACGAGGTGCCGTAGCAGTGGTTACAGAACATGGTGTCTCAGAAGATTCTGAAGATTCACGTGTATTGGTGAATCTTTCAGGGGATAACAGAAAACTGCTTGCAGACATTTCAGCGAAGTTCTTCGATTATCCCTGGGATCATCTCATCTCAATCGGAATTACAGGCACTAACGGGAAAACATCCACTTCAAGAATGCTAGCCTGGATACTGGAGAGACATGGTTTCCAGACAGGCATTATGGGTACCGTTGGCCACCTGATCGGAGGCAGGGACATCACTGCTTCGATGACTACACCCGGAGCACTCGAAACCTCCAGGATGATGAATCAGATGGTGGCTGCAGGTGACAGGTGCTGCGTTATGGAAGTATCCAGTCATGCACTCGCTCTGGCCAGAGTTGATTCAGTAAGATTTGATGTAGGACTCTTTACCAACATCAGTCAGGATCATCTGGATTTCCATGAGTCCATGGATGAATACCTCCGGTGCAAGATGCATCTGTTTGAACTGCTTAAAAAGGACGGCAGGGCGATTATAGGGACCTATGCTCCCGGATTTCCATCACTGGAGGGAGCTGAAACCTTCGGAATCAGAGAAAACGATACTTACCGACTTTCAGATATTTCTGTTGAACTCGGGCGAGTATCCTTCAAATTATCGTTGAATGGAATACAGATTCCGGTGCGAATGAATGTGCCCGGACGTTTCAATATCTTTAATGCAGCCGGTGCTCTCGCCGTTGCGGTAACGCTGGGACTTGATCCTTACACAGCTGCAGAATCAATGAAAGATTTCAGTGGTGTTCCCGGAAGATTTGAGTCCGTTGAACTGGGGCAGGATTTCCTGGTTGCGGTTGACTACGCTCACACACCTGATGCGTTGAAACGCATTCTACAGCAGGCATCAGAACTAACTGAAAACAGGGTGATAGTAGTTTTCGGTGCCGGTGGGGACAGAGACGTTTCGAAGCGGCCCTTAATGGGGCAAATAGCTGATAGCCTGGCAGACATCATAGTGATCACCAGTGACAATCCACGTACTGAGGATCCCGACTTGATTATTCAGGACATCCTCAGAGGTTTCTCGTCGAAAGACGGGCTTATTGTTGAAACGGACAGAAGAACCGCTATAGGAATCGCGATTAAGACCGCTGTTGCCGGAGACATTGTTATTATCGCCGGCAAGGGGCATGAGGATTACCAGATACTGGGGAAAACAAAGATACATTTTGATGATCGTGAAGAAGCTGCTGCAGTTCTGAGAAAGGTTCTCAAATGCTGAAAGTTAAAGAAATTGCCCGCGCAGCCGGAGGCTGGGTTTCTCCGGAGACTTCCAGCGGGTCAATTAAGAACGTGGTGATCGATTCTCGTTTATCCGGGAACGAAACTCTCTTTTTTGCTCTGAAAGGGGAGAAAACCGACGGGCATCTTTATGCCGATGAAGTTATCGAGAATGGAGGATACGCAGTAGTCTCCAGGGGTTTGAAACGTGATGGAATAATCCTTGTAGACAGCGTGGAACAGGCATTGCTTGATGCAGCGAAATGGCGCCGCCTGCAACTCGATTCGAGAGTGATTGCCATAACCGGTTCAAGCGGCAAGACAACTACCAGACAGTTGCTTACCGCTGCTCTCAGGACATCTCATAATGTATTCAGCACCAGCGGGAATCTTAATAACCAGCTAGGTCTTCCAATGACTGTTCTTAACATCCCTGATCCACCTCCTTCAATAATTATCCTCGAAATGGGTATGAATCATGCCGGTGAGCTTACTCTGCTCGGAAGTATCGCATTACCAACTGATTGTCTGATTACTAACGTAGGCCTGGCTCACATGGAATTTTTCCCCTCTCGCGAAGGCATTGCAAAGGCAAAGGCTGAAGTTATTCAGACAACAGAGCCGGGAGGAACATGTGTGATACCGGTTGGTGAGCCCATTCTGAAAAGGGCTGCGCTGGACCGCAACCTTTCAATCAGGTACTTCGGAGAAAATGGTAATGCGTGGTTTAAACAAAATGTTGATGGTTCCTACAGGTTGTATCCATGGGATATCACACTGAATCTTCAGCTTGCCGGTGATCATAATGCTTCAAATGCAGTTTCTGCTGTATTGATGGCGGAGGTCTTTGATGTCACTCCGCAGGCAGCCACAGGAGCGATGGAAAATGTTTCTCCGGATGCCGGAAGAGGAAGGGTTGTCGAGGCAGGAGATGTAACGATTCTGGATGAGAGTTACAATGCAAATCCTGATTCAACCAGAGCGTGTCTGAACGTACTGGGAAGCATGACAGGAGACCGTGCTGCTGTTCTCGGAGATATGCGAGAGCTTGGAGAAAGGGCTCAGGAGTTCCATCGTCAGGTGCTTGAAACAGCTGATTCCCT is a window from the Candidatus Aegiribacteria sp. genome containing:
- a CDS encoding UDP-N-acetylmuramoyl-L-alanyl-D-glutamate--2,6-diaminopimelate ligase codes for the protein MKLQCLLEAADIVVSDEMRELEVSSIEEDSREVTQGSLFVAVTGFDTDGHQYVEQALERGAVAVVTEHGVSEDSEDSRVLVNLSGDNRKLLADISAKFFDYPWDHLISIGITGTNGKTSTSRMLAWILERHGFQTGIMGTVGHLIGGRDITASMTTPGALETSRMMNQMVAAGDRCCVMEVSSHALALARVDSVRFDVGLFTNISQDHLDFHESMDEYLRCKMHLFELLKKDGRAIIGTYAPGFPSLEGAETFGIRENDTYRLSDISVELGRVSFKLSLNGIQIPVRMNVPGRFNIFNAAGALAVAVTLGLDPYTAAESMKDFSGVPGRFESVELGQDFLVAVDYAHTPDALKRILQQASELTENRVIVVFGAGGDRDVSKRPLMGQIADSLADIIVITSDNPRTEDPDLIIQDILRGFSSKDGLIVETDRRTAIGIAIKTAVAGDIVIIAGKGHEDYQILGKTKIHFDDREEAAAVLRKVLKC
- a CDS encoding penicillin-binding protein 2 yields the protein MSVWSSEISPDRRSARLQILMVFVLIGFLVITGRLINIQIVHHDFYSNEARSQHTTRINVEARRGRILDRNGYLLAGNRAVVTFQVYWPEVPAGAESRVDSLVSVLGEHTRAGLRQPLERQSGNQIIAENVPFQEAFSLMNDGLPTGVSANVEQERTYPMGDIASGIVGRHTREGAEGIESWFNSTLQGTDGKLFIEKSAAGRFNLTDPEADNISVVDGQDIMLTLDSRFQSIVMEELENAMEMYNSDWAAAVVIDPSSGEILAAGSVPVRAGNGYLAMNHCFQGYHEPGSTFKLVVYAACIEEGVIAAGDVFDCSEGRITVSGENISDAHKFGILTGEQVIINSSNVGTILLSRLLADTTLSSYCRRFGFGSLTMVEYPGESRGIVPSPGSSGWSGVSAAQIAIGQEVTVTPLQLTLAYCVIANGGTLFYPRLLDARWSENQWVTEESIVRSHPVSRGTAATVRSALRSVIEEGTGASASVAGVSVAGKTGTAERLSGESDYLSAFVGMVPAENPSLVISVLIDDPDFEYRWGSASAAPVFSEIVTRILAVEPELALGRQFSGSDLMAGVLE
- the murF gene encoding UDP-N-acetylmuramoyl-tripeptide--D-alanyl-D-alanine ligase — translated: MLKVKEIARAAGGWVSPETSSGSIKNVVIDSRLSGNETLFFALKGEKTDGHLYADEVIENGGYAVVSRGLKRDGIILVDSVEQALLDAAKWRRLQLDSRVIAITGSSGKTTTRQLLTAALRTSHNVFSTSGNLNNQLGLPMTVLNIPDPPPSIIILEMGMNHAGELTLLGSIALPTDCLITNVGLAHMEFFPSREGIAKAKAEVIQTTEPGGTCVIPVGEPILKRAALDRNLSIRYFGENGNAWFKQNVDGSYRLYPWDITLNLQLAGDHNASNAVSAVLMAEVFDVTPQAATGAMENVSPDAGRGRVVEAGDVTILDESYNANPDSTRACLNVLGSMTGDRAAVLGDMRELGERAQEFHRQVLETADSLGLKFLIITGDLYNSVKNTVIHTEVLFAEDWLEALSILRETVTPGCTVLVKGSNSVRLSELVRLMEEGS